The Tumebacillus amylolyticus genome contains a region encoding:
- a CDS encoding helix-turn-helix domain-containing protein, with amino-acid sequence MHERLAAYLATNGLKKNSVAKSAGVNEGRFYRLLDGSTRITVDEYEDICRKALGVHPQFFYGENFLETKKSESVSAS; translated from the coding sequence ATGCATGAACGACTCGCCGCGTACCTTGCAACAAACGGACTCAAGAAGAACAGCGTTGCGAAGAGTGCCGGGGTCAATGAAGGGCGGTTTTATCGCCTTTTAGATGGTTCGACGCGAATCACTGTCGATGAATACGAAGATATCTGTAGAAAGGCGTTAGGAGTTCATCCTCAGTTTTTTTATGGGGAAAATTTCTTAGAAACTAAGAAATCGGAATCTGTTAGCGCATCATAA
- a CDS encoding helix-turn-helix domain-containing protein has protein sequence MSSIGDRLKRAREWKHLTQIQVKERTNINNKTLSGYEKSVSIPDNETIKLLAGLYEVNPAWVVGFTDDPSPQNQNNMWETVLEVISKFEKGLIRNADGSEMSEEDSQHFILGLKKHVRDNMGNK, from the coding sequence ATGTCTTCTATCGGGGATAGATTAAAGAGGGCACGAGAGTGGAAGCACTTGACACAGATTCAAGTGAAGGAACGTACAAATATTAATAACAAAACGCTCAGCGGATACGAGAAAAGCGTGAGCATTCCTGATAATGAAACGATCAAGCTACTAGCGGGTCTGTATGAAGTCAACCCCGCATGGGTTGTTGGTTTTACCGATGACCCGTCTCCACAAAATCAGAACAATATGTGGGAAACTGTTCTGGAAGTAATTTCTAAGTTTGAAAAAGGCCTTATCCGCAATGCAGATGGCTCTGAGATGTCTGAAGAGGATAGTCAGCATTTCATCTTAGGATTAAAGAAACATGTTAGGGACAATATGGGAAACAAATAA
- a CDS encoding tyrosine-type recombinase/integrase: MASGIVFKKKNPKTGRESKYYTIKYDIGRDPETNKRRQKEESGFKTKKEAQFALNERLNQLQKGTYIVPSDLTFGQYLEEWFTDYVEINLTPNTQDNYRSIKKEFQQKMGHILLRELKPHHFKKMYADLVREGRLSKRTIANNHTIIKSALNRAFTEEIIYRNPLDLVKPPKWEKVEPKYLNAEQTKLLLEMIKGYKYYKYALILYGTGARRGEALALRISRDIDFENGVVQFRESLSNPRGKGFVFGPTKGKRVRTVHVGPLILKALKELKEERLRDRKKALRTGAPYDASLDLLFARPDGSPIPLVNTEKWWRSFTERFKRLPVDHPLHGVRVHNHLIRHTISTLLLESGIDLKSLQEMLGHSSIAITGNVYAHVTERMRDGVSKEINNIMEFALAK, from the coding sequence ATGGCGAGCGGCATCGTCTTCAAAAAGAAAAACCCCAAAACCGGCCGCGAATCTAAATATTATACGATCAAGTACGACATTGGGCGCGATCCCGAAACGAACAAACGCCGGCAGAAAGAAGAAAGTGGTTTTAAGACAAAAAAAGAGGCACAGTTCGCGCTCAACGAACGGCTGAACCAACTCCAAAAAGGTACGTATATCGTGCCGTCCGATCTCACGTTCGGCCAATACCTTGAGGAATGGTTCACTGATTACGTCGAGATCAACCTGACACCTAACACTCAAGACAACTACCGGTCAATCAAAAAAGAGTTTCAACAGAAAATGGGACACATCCTTCTACGTGAGCTGAAACCTCATCACTTCAAGAAGATGTACGCCGATCTGGTCCGTGAAGGTCGTCTCTCCAAGCGGACGATCGCAAACAATCACACAATCATCAAAAGCGCCCTGAACCGCGCGTTCACAGAGGAGATCATATACCGAAATCCTCTCGATCTGGTCAAACCTCCGAAGTGGGAGAAGGTCGAACCGAAATACCTGAACGCGGAGCAAACAAAGCTCCTGCTTGAGATGATCAAGGGATACAAGTATTACAAGTACGCTTTGATCCTGTACGGCACCGGAGCTCGTCGAGGCGAGGCATTGGCCTTGCGGATCTCAAGAGACATCGACTTCGAGAACGGCGTAGTTCAGTTCAGGGAGAGTTTGAGCAACCCACGCGGCAAAGGCTTCGTATTCGGCCCTACAAAGGGCAAGAGAGTGCGAACCGTGCATGTTGGACCCTTGATACTCAAAGCGCTTAAAGAACTCAAAGAGGAGCGCCTGAGAGACCGAAAGAAGGCACTTCGTACTGGCGCCCCATATGATGCCTCTTTAGACTTGCTTTTCGCACGCCCGGACGGGTCTCCAATCCCACTCGTGAATACTGAAAAATGGTGGCGAAGTTTCACCGAGCGATTCAAACGCCTGCCAGTAGATCACCCCTTGCATGGAGTCCGTGTCCACAACCACCTGATCCGGCACACGATATCGACTCTGCTGCTGGAGAGTGGGATTGATCTAAAATCCCTCCAAGAGATGCTTGGTCACAGTTCAATTGCGATCACCGGGAACGTATACGCCCACGTGACGGAACGGATGCGTGATGGCGTTTCGAAAGAGATCAACAACATCATGGAATTCGCTTTAGCTAAGTAA
- a CDS encoding helix-turn-helix domain-containing protein encodes MIDGKFLAQRRMQMLLSQTEVAKGICTPSMLSQVENNKDQLSFEKMKQLCERLNLELEIKQGPLPVKQVKYMKRSDLVTIFEHIQSQAPVCQSATEFGEHVIKLLREQNLINAFDAERLCWDIRFQRLSPYKVGEVRCASKSSVHIRSLTWSTCAGSTNMTDTVPSRRH; translated from the coding sequence ATGATCGATGGAAAATTCCTTGCGCAACGTCGCATGCAAATGTTGCTTTCTCAGACAGAGGTTGCCAAAGGCATTTGCACACCGAGTATGTTGAGCCAAGTGGAAAACAACAAGGATCAACTGTCGTTCGAGAAGATGAAGCAACTCTGTGAACGTTTGAATTTGGAGTTGGAAATCAAGCAAGGCCCTCTTCCGGTGAAACAGGTGAAGTACATGAAGCGAAGCGACCTTGTAACGATTTTTGAGCATATCCAAAGTCAAGCCCCAGTCTGTCAAAGCGCAACAGAGTTTGGTGAGCACGTGATCAAGTTGCTTCGTGAACAAAATCTAATCAACGCGTTTGATGCTGAACGATTGTGCTGGGACATCCGATTCCAACGCTTGTCACCGTATAAAGTAGGTGAAGTTCGTTGCGCAAGCAAATCCAGCGTCCATATACGGAGTCTGACTTGGAGTACCTGTGCCGGTTCCACGAACATGACGGATACCGTACCGTCGCGGCGGCATTGA
- a CDS encoding DUF5651 domain-containing protein yields the protein MNIDGKKLQQLRKKAGLSQDALADGICSSSLISKIERGQANGSSKFPNLLADLAAKLDVPESELIVEEEVVAVTPVVELPAPASAEVAQQEPDFELDISQPLEEMIAAAIRHNRSTHQKQLGRNERNAWLFVNGFVHKIDHILEEFKERAHNYDPLMIELMEKGMRYVAKAMALRLSQCEAKTVQQLVRESYLLDVALAHRNRNDAQRYYNKFYEEDRALRRQAVEELGGDPISDLAEITLLNSCQSCNGMKRERGCSVFTAMQGLNIPEWEPDHPLCPYAGTGVVNLADTA from the coding sequence ATGAACATCGATGGAAAAAAGCTTCAACAGCTTCGTAAAAAAGCAGGCCTGTCGCAAGACGCGCTGGCCGACGGCATCTGTTCTTCTTCGCTGATCTCCAAGATCGAGCGAGGTCAGGCGAACGGGTCCAGCAAGTTCCCGAACCTGCTGGCGGATCTTGCCGCAAAATTGGATGTCCCGGAATCGGAGCTGATCGTAGAAGAGGAAGTCGTCGCCGTGACACCTGTAGTAGAACTCCCGGCACCGGCATCCGCGGAAGTCGCTCAACAAGAACCCGATTTTGAGCTGGATATCTCGCAACCGCTCGAAGAAATGATCGCAGCCGCAATTCGTCACAACCGTTCGACTCATCAAAAGCAACTTGGACGGAACGAGCGCAATGCCTGGTTGTTCGTTAACGGCTTTGTGCACAAAATCGACCATATCCTCGAGGAGTTCAAGGAACGGGCGCACAACTATGACCCGCTCATGATCGAGTTGATGGAGAAGGGGATGCGATACGTTGCAAAAGCGATGGCGCTTCGTCTTTCCCAGTGCGAGGCGAAGACTGTGCAACAACTTGTGCGTGAGAGCTACCTGCTTGACGTCGCGCTTGCTCACCGGAACCGGAACGATGCTCAGCGCTACTACAACAAGTTCTATGAAGAGGATCGCGCGCTTCGCCGCCAAGCGGTCGAGGAGTTGGGCGGTGACCCGATCAGCGATCTGGCCGAAATCACTTTGCTCAATTCCTGCCAGAGCTGCAACGGGATGAAGCGTGAACGGGGATGCAGCGTCTTCACGGCAATGCAAGGCCTGAACATTCCGGAATGGGAGCCCGATCATCCGTTGTGCCCCTATGCCGGCACTGGCGTAGTTAATCTTGCGGACACCGCTTAA